One Paenibacillus sp. FSL H7-0737 DNA segment encodes these proteins:
- a CDS encoding AAA family ATPase, which produces MKTLGLTLGKFAPLHKGHQFMIETALQEVDELIVVIYETTVTPIPLHIRANWIRKLYPSVRVIEAWDGPDGYSNDREHEIREEQFILGLLKGEQVTHFYSSEFYGEHMSVALGAVDRRVDEARERVPISATMVRADPYKYRRFVSDVVYRGLITKVVFVGAMSTGKSTITEALAQRYRTTFASEYGRDYWTEHQVDRRISLEAFDEIALGHIEREEQAMLEANRYLFVDTNAITTYMFALDYHGRAPECLARIALENAQRYDLFFLCDDDIPYENTWDRSGDQKRHIFHKQIIADLKERRIPYITLRGNLEERMHKVSEVLAKFEPYRNYFGELNG; this is translated from the coding sequence ATGAAGACGCTTGGATTAACGCTGGGGAAGTTTGCCCCGTTGCATAAAGGACATCAATTCATGATAGAGACGGCGTTGCAAGAGGTCGACGAACTGATTGTGGTAATCTACGAAACGACGGTGACCCCGATTCCGCTGCATATCCGGGCGAACTGGATCCGCAAGCTCTATCCGTCGGTCCGGGTAATCGAAGCTTGGGACGGTCCAGACGGGTATTCGAACGATCGGGAGCATGAGATTCGAGAGGAGCAGTTTATTCTAGGGCTGCTGAAGGGCGAGCAAGTGACGCATTTTTACTCTAGTGAGTTTTACGGTGAGCATATGAGTGTCGCATTAGGCGCGGTGGACCGGCGGGTGGATGAAGCCCGTGAGCGGGTGCCGATTTCGGCCACGATGGTACGTGCCGACCCTTATAAATATCGCAGATTTGTAAGTGATGTCGTGTATAGGGGGTTAATCACGAAAGTGGTTTTTGTGGGAGCGATGTCGACTGGAAAATCTACAATCACCGAAGCGTTGGCGCAGCGGTATCGCACAACCTTTGCGAGCGAATATGGGCGTGATTACTGGACCGAGCATCAAGTGGATCGTAGAATCAGCCTAGAAGCGTTCGATGAGATCGCTTTGGGCCATATCGAACGTGAGGAGCAGGCGATGCTGGAAGCTAACCGATATCTCTTTGTCGATACCAATGCAATTACCACATATATGTTTGCTTTGGATTACCACGGCCGGGCTCCTGAATGCTTAGCCCGGATCGCATTAGAAAACGCGCAGCGCTACGATCTGTTTTTCCTGTGTGACGATGATATTCCTTATGAGAATACATGGGACCGTAGCGGGGATCAGAAGCGGCATATTTTTCATAAGCAAATCATTGCCGATTTGAAAGAGCGGCGGATTCCCTATATCACGTTGCGAGGAAACCTAGAGGAACGAATGCACAAAGTAAGTGAGGTCTTGGCAAAGTTCGAGCCCTACCGGAACTATTTCGGAGAGTTGAATGGCTAG
- the pnuC gene encoding nicotinamide riboside transporter PnuC: MNKTWGGWNLFEIVWLVLFTSIAVAFTVISKDSLFGFTVFITGVLCVVLAAKGNLMSYVFGMYNTVGYAYLAYINGLFGEVMLNLLFFVPMNVIGFYMWKNNRQDGKLSMRQMDLKWLFLVGAVCIIGCLLLGIGLSFIPGQNSPYIDAITTVLSIVATFLMVRRFKEQWLVYIVLNMFTVLLWVIRMLEGSSEGVLMIVMWSAYLINAAYGYYNWNKGAKEVSV; encoded by the coding sequence GTGAATAAAACATGGGGTGGTTGGAATCTGTTTGAAATCGTCTGGCTAGTTTTATTTACCTCTATTGCTGTTGCGTTTACGGTTATTTCTAAAGATTCCTTATTCGGATTTACGGTCTTTATCACCGGGGTGCTGTGTGTGGTGCTCGCGGCGAAAGGAAACCTGATGAGTTATGTTTTCGGAATGTACAATACCGTTGGTTACGCGTACTTGGCTTATATAAACGGTTTGTTTGGAGAGGTCATGCTGAATTTGTTATTCTTTGTACCTATGAATGTCATTGGCTTCTATATGTGGAAAAACAACCGCCAAGACGGCAAACTATCCATGCGACAGATGGATCTTAAGTGGCTGTTCCTTGTTGGAGCGGTCTGCATAATAGGCTGCCTGTTACTGGGAATCGGGCTATCGTTCATCCCAGGGCAGAACTCGCCTTATATAGATGCTATTACAACGGTATTATCCATTGTGGCTACCTTTTTAATGGTCAGAAGATTTAAGGAACAATGGCTGGTCTACATTGTTTTGAATATGTTTACGGTGCTGCTGTGGGTAATTCGGATGCTAGAAGGCAGTAGCGAAGGGGTGCTAATGATCGTCATGTGGAGTGCGTATCTGATTAACGCGGCTTACGGCTATTACAATTGGAATAAAGGTGCTAAGGAGGTATCGGTATGA
- a CDS encoding DL-endopeptidase inhibitor IseA family protein has product MVSRKRLMAFIQNAEKAWEKVVFSYDLNSPPIRIGDFDYYRLPLRFSTRIKIFRYYRQFWNNVYANRMICSAGFKNIRGRLYSPDADTGGLPSRVLGLKIIKQTSTNIIVDAILGIPGDSIADGETIRYFILRNPSTQVLTINLRRSRYADYRYDPCKKKSRILRRKK; this is encoded by the coding sequence ATGGTTTCGAGAAAACGACTTATGGCATTTATTCAGAATGCGGAAAAGGCATGGGAGAAAGTAGTCTTTTCGTATGATCTAAACAGTCCACCGATTCGAATCGGTGATTTTGATTACTACAGACTTCCCTTGCGATTCTCGACCCGAATCAAAATTTTTCGGTATTACCGCCAATTTTGGAACAATGTGTACGCAAATCGCATGATTTGCTCCGCAGGTTTTAAAAACATTCGAGGACGTCTTTACTCTCCTGATGCAGATACGGGGGGATTGCCTAGCAGAGTGTTGGGTTTAAAAATTATAAAACAGACAAGCACAAATATAATAGTTGACGCTATTTTAGGTATTCCAGGCGACTCAATCGCTGATGGGGAAACTATTCGTTATTTCATCTTGCGCAACCCATCCACCCAAGTACTTACGATCAATTTACGCAGAAGCCGATATGCCGATTACCGTTACGATCCATGCAAAAAAAAGAGTAGGATACTAAGAAGGAAAAAATGA
- a CDS encoding DUF4303 domain-containing protein, translating to MERRTVIMKPMQEIETLAIEIAAAARTSFRALFENGEHYYYCTLHTTGEGHAPSISAWSWEALEMESTRQGDESDTPGSTIAELIKWSYADSPYCCFGDENFDHVKQRFIERPFIADLENDEGNREFDLRLKAMELAMKMLDDEGMFAMNQLRESVCVLVEVMPPDEINTEIALRLNRAESPVMQAWLTEAAE from the coding sequence ATGGAAAGGAGGACCGTTATCATGAAGCCGATGCAAGAAATAGAGACGCTGGCGATAGAAATCGCCGCTGCTGCCAGAACGTCATTTCGTGCTCTTTTTGAAAATGGCGAACATTATTATTACTGTACGCTACATACTACTGGCGAGGGACATGCGCCTAGCATCTCTGCCTGGTCGTGGGAAGCTTTGGAGATGGAATCGACCAGACAAGGAGACGAAAGTGACACACCGGGATCGACGATTGCTGAACTCATCAAATGGTCCTATGCCGATTCACCCTATTGTTGTTTCGGGGATGAGAACTTCGATCACGTTAAACAACGATTCATCGAGCGTCCTTTCATAGCGGATCTTGAGAATGACGAAGGGAATCGCGAGTTTGATTTGAGGCTGAAGGCCATGGAGCTGGCAATGAAAATGCTTGATGATGAAGGCATGTTTGCCATGAATCAGCTGCGAGAGTCAGTATGTGTCCTTGTCGAAGTCATGCCGCCGGATGAGATCAATACCGAAATCGCCCTACGTTTGAATCGGGCGGAATCACCGGTTATGCAAGCATGGTTGACGGAAGCGGCGGAGTAG
- a CDS encoding SMI1/KNR4 family protein: MYERLAEKLKTTSALKWFPGHGAEESWIAEAEEELGFCLPPSYRWWLVHYGNARLGDGNILAIAAPEHREYYDGDLLYIHRLNKAEEWWVGRFPHRLDLFVPDSDELYFFDTSTRDKQGEFPIMCYDLMNDLIDKYASTFAEFLERLIDERS, from the coding sequence ATGTATGAGCGTTTGGCAGAAAAACTGAAAACGACCTCCGCTTTAAAATGGTTTCCTGGCCATGGTGCGGAAGAAAGCTGGATAGCAGAAGCTGAAGAGGAATTAGGATTCTGCCTGCCGCCATCTTATCGCTGGTGGCTGGTTCATTACGGTAATGCCCGGTTGGGAGACGGCAATATTCTAGCGATCGCAGCTCCGGAACATAGAGAGTATTACGACGGCGACCTTCTTTACATACATAGACTGAATAAAGCCGAGGAATGGTGGGTAGGTCGGTTTCCCCACAGACTGGACTTGTTCGTGCCGGATAGCGACGAGCTTTATTTTTTTGATACGTCTACTAGAGATAAACAGGGGGAATTTCCGATCATGTGTTATGATCTCATGAATGATTTGATCGACAAGTATGCTTCAACGTTTGCGGAATTTCTAGAACGGCTGATTGACGAGCGTTCTTAA
- a CDS encoding glycosyltransferase has product MNGVSIITCTNRQNYLNNLLQNYNRQRYAQKELIIIINNNAIPLSPYQQLSNNHKNIKIFRKPEHQTLGSCLNYAVTKCKYHTIAKFDDDDYYAPHYLTESIQTLNRTNADILGKRAHYMYLSGSKTLILRFAHDEHRTVTHLPGATLVFKRKVFDHVKFPNKNVGEDDLFCSRSRKKGYKVYSASKNNFVAIRRKNSSKHTWIISDSTLIANHKIIRNIKNYKAFVGRSPKIKL; this is encoded by the coding sequence ATGAATGGTGTTTCCATTATTACCTGTACAAATCGTCAAAATTATTTAAACAACCTACTCCAAAATTACAACAGACAACGATATGCCCAAAAAGAACTCATCATTATTATCAATAACAATGCAATTCCACTATCTCCTTACCAACAGTTATCTAATAATCACAAAAACATAAAGATATTTCGTAAGCCAGAACATCAAACTCTGGGTTCATGCTTAAACTATGCCGTAACGAAATGCAAATATCATACCATCGCCAAATTCGATGACGACGATTATTATGCCCCTCATTATTTGACAGAAAGTATTCAGACATTAAATAGAACAAATGCTGATATTCTTGGAAAACGAGCTCATTATATGTATTTAAGTGGTTCAAAGACTTTAATCCTTCGTTTCGCGCATGACGAACATCGAACAGTTACCCATCTCCCAGGCGCTACACTCGTCTTCAAACGTAAAGTATTCGATCATGTGAAATTCCCTAATAAAAACGTGGGTGAAGATGATCTTTTTTGCAGCAGAAGCAGAAAGAAAGGTTATAAGGTTTATTCTGCGAGTAAGAATAACTTCGTAGCCATCCGTAGAAAAAACTCTTCAAAGCACACATGGATCATCAGTGATAGCACTTTAATAGCAAACCATAAGATCATCCGTAATATTAAAAATTACAAAGCATTTGTTGGACGCAGTCCAAAGATCAAATTATGA